The window gtgctggtactattggacctcagtgcagcatttgatactgtcgaccactccattctgttagaacgcctggaaaactgggtcggcctctctggtacagctctcaactggtttaaatcctacttaaaggacagggaattttttgtatcagtaggtaactttacgtcagggatgacaaaaatcacatgtggggttccccaagggtccatcctgggtcccctcctgttcaatatctacctgctccctctagctcagataataaaaaataacaacatcagctaccataactatgcagatgacacacagctcaaCATCACCATTTCACCAgatgactatgaaccagttcaggcactgagtaaatgcctagaagaaatcaatacgtggatgtgccaaaattttcttcagttgaataaaaacaaaacagaagtaataatatttggaccaatagaggagagatcaaaagttagcacacagcttcagctgcgaaccactgatcaggcccgaaacctgggtgtagtgatggactcagacctgaacctccaaaagcatctaaagacgattacaaggtcggctttctatcacctgaagaacatttctaggattaaaggactaatgtctcagtaggatctggaaaaactaatcaatgcatttatttttagtcgaattgattactacaatggtgttttcacaggtctgcctaaaaaaagtggatcagacagctgcagctgatccagaacgctgctgcccgcgtcctcactaagactaatattgtagagcacataaccccagttctaaagtccttacactggctccctgtatctcagagaatagactttaaaatactcctgttagtctataaatccctgaatggcttagcacataaaaacatcacagacttgttatcagtgtatcaaccatccagagcactaaggtcttctggctccagtctactctgcatacctagaaccagaactaaacaaggagaagcagcatttagttcctatgctccacttatctggaacaaacttccagaaaactgtaaaagtgcagaaagcctgagttcctttaaatcaagattaaaaacacatttgtttaggattgccttcaactgttctagtaaactgaatcaccacttttttgttctattttccatctacattttattcctacttgcttttattcttttattttgctatattttaatcatgtaaagcactttgcattgtctttgtactgaattgtgctatataaataaatttgccttgccttgccttgccttgccttgatgtCGTTCTCCAGTGTGTCCATGTGATCAggcaacaacagcagcaaaatGGAGTAGGAGTTGTTGAAGGGAAGGTGGAGGACAGATGAGGCAATGGCCTGGCCGTAATTAGTGTCCACAACGTCTTCCATTTTCATCATCTGGACTGGAACCTGATGAAGGAGAGCTTTAATTGGTTAACTGGACACCAaacaaaaatgatttatatttgAGCTGCCCTACAAGGAAGAAGGATTTGAACTTCATTAATTTCATCCATTCTGAACACTTCTGGCTTGGTCTGCTTTGGGTCAAATTGGGTTTCCCAGTTTCCTGTTTGAAAACAGACACATTTGCATACATAGTTCATAtattaaagccaaaataaagcaACCAAATGCACGAAGACCTACCTTTGaagtagatgtagctgaggagaTACATGACCGTGGTTGAATCCAGGCTTTCAACCAGTTTGTTTATCTTTCTGTTGGTTTTTACCTGACACATACCCGTTGATGGTATCGGCGCTCTCTGTAGGTTTGGTGAAGTCAACATTGAAGCTGTCGGCATAATACAACTGCTTCAGGACATGCATAAACTCAGCTGCTGAAAAGCTGCTGGTGGGTTTCCCCCCGCGCCCCCACAGAGAGAGCAGCCAAGGCAGCAGAAACACTAACTGGAGAGAACTTGATCTCTCCTTTAGAGGCAGCATGACCTGCCAAATTTCTGTACAGGCGGAAGGCAAACTCTTTGTTCGCCCAGATCACCGGGGAGATTCTGTCGTCGCCGTCGCCATCTGCAAGGGCATCTTGGTCTTCCTCAGCATGATCTGGCTGTTGTTGGCTTCGCTCTGCACAGATCACTGTTGAGAATATCAAAACAACAATAGGTGGGGCCAACATGGTGACCTAAGAAAAAGGGTTACAAGTGTGTATTTTCACTGAGGTGAACTGTAACATTTCCTTAAattcaggttttaaaaaaaagaaaaaacacacacaaagtgaCTATTctagttggggggggggggggaggaacaagaagaaaaagcttGCTTTAAGAGAGATTTCTGTGCGATATACATATTCAAGTATAGACCAACAATAGCACTGCAGCGCGTAGTGCAATAGCAGCTAAATGAGCGGTAATTTAACTTTTCACAATGCTGGGTTTCCACCCTATAGAAACTGTTTTCTTACATCCACACATAGATtacattctcttttttttcacacaatgcaAATCTCCAAACCACTACTCACTAACAGTAActtgtaacgtttctggcactggagctgctaattGCAATTAGCACACCTGCGCTGCCTCCGCCTCTACCGGCTTAtaagctctgctcctcgcagtctccagtgccagaacgtctcgagccttacggtgagaacttccagccatCTTCCTGAGTATCTGTCTGCCTGCCGACCTGTTTTGCCCTTGTTTTTTGAGCCTGCCTGAGcccttttggatttgtctgcccgcCTGAGTCCTGTTCGTCAGCCTCAGAGATTTGGACTGCCCACCTGTGTTTCGGACCCTGCCAGCCTGTAAGTTACGGAGATTGCTTGCCCCTTTTGACTGTTGTGCTTCTGAAGTTGGATTTGGATCTGGACCTGGACTCGTCTCTGGATTCTCCCTTGGATACCTCTGCTGGATATACGGATCTCACCCCTGCCCAAGACCCGGACTGGACCTGGACTAAGAACTGGATAACCCCTTCACGGACCCTGCTGCTTCGTGTAAACCAGACGCTGCTAAACCAGCCGTCCTCGTGCCCCAGGTTAGTGACTCAGCTCCTAGTAAAAATTCCCTCTGTGCCCCGCTGGTCACTAACCCaccactctgccttcaggaacCGCCAGAGGCTGTGTGCTGCCGCACAAACCAGGGGGGTCCGCGCCGCCACCatctttaataaactgttaaagttttacttactcgttttcgggtatttcttgggtccatCCATATTCGTTACAGAACTCACGACTTTGAAGACCAAGTCAGTATCAACCTGTCTCATGGACTCTCGCTCACCTACTTCCCTGCAGAGATCTGCTCTTTAAAGAGGAAAACCTGACTCAGGTGTGTTAATCAAGGCTGCAGCTGCAATTTCTTGCTCGCTATCTTTAGAACATGTGTGTAGAGGAGGGTTAAGCCCTCTAGAAAACACTAGATTACCACCTAGTAGGAACTAATTAGCTGCTCAATGGtattatataataaaacaatggctcgtaaaaaaaagtatcactcatctgcaaaaaaattatCCAATGGAGCAAATTCCATTTGCCATGGAGAATTAAATCCATCCTTAACATAAATGAACGAAAGGTATATAACATatcataaaaatataataattgtCGGAATCAGTGCTACCACTTTAATCAAAAGTTAAACAATTAGACTAGAttcttaaaccacaataattatCTCATTAGCGATCAGACTTTTGTGAATAATCCAATGAAGACATAAGGCATAAACCTATTAAATCACACATAAATATACTCTAACTACTTAGAGGTATTCCAATGGGAAATGAGAAGGACTGTTCAGAGTGCCACTCGTTTATTAAGGACCCACGTTTCTCACTGTCTCTTAAAGGCCCGGTGTTTTGTTGCAGTCATTGTTGATCCAGCCTCAAAGTTTCACTCCATGGAGGCACCGACTCATCATCTGACATAGGCGTTGCATTGGCACGGTGTCTCTCATCGGTATTCAGAACCAGATCAGTAGGTGGGCAAATGACAAATCTTACTGGGTAGGATGGGTTTTCTCTCTAGAAAGCAAAGCTGGCTGGAATTTAAAGATTAGATGGTTAACAGATAGTAAGAACTTACTGTGACTAAAACATTGATGAAACTGATTGGACTCCTGCTTGGTGCCGGCTCATGTCTCTTAGCCCGTCCATCATCTTCTCTGTCTGCCTCTCTTCCTGCCCAAGCATTGAGCGCGCAGACATCACCCTGTTGTATTGTCATCCGGTGTATAATTTGGTACACATGTGGGGTGTACCACGCTTTGTTTGAAAGGATAGACCTTCTTTTTTGACCTTTAGTATGATAATCTGTGACTTAGGAGAGCTAAGGCAGGGAGTCAACAGAAAGCAAGGGAAAAGGGAACTGGACCAAACAGACGGTCCTTTTACATAACCAACACTAAAACAATTGCTAAATAAACTTTTGCCTGAAAAAGGGTTTGCTTTGCAAGTCCAGGTAAACGTACACTGTTCAGTCCATTTCTTGTAAATTTCCCAGTGaccatttttttcccaccatCTCAAAGCAATTGTTTCATTGTAAAgctatattttaaatgaaaaatgtaagaGCCATTGACCTATGATTTCCTGTTACTATCTTTACGCTGTCTTGACtctgttcatttttttaagaAGCAGCTCAAGAcccttttgttctgtttggcttttacctcatttttaactagttttatgctatgttgcatttctgttgttttaggttttcatcttttattttgtgttttatgtttattgtgcagcactttgtggtttttatcctgtgaaaagtgctacataaataaagtttacttactttcttacatacatatgtatgtaaATCAGTATACCCAGAAGGCTACGACCATGTGTCCAAATAACCATGGCAACGACACTGTCAGACAGTCACAGACACTTCAAGGGATATTTGTTCTGAATGAAAGCAAACCTACAGCTTCCTGAATGACATTAGCCACTCATTTGAGAAACTGgctgaaaataaagtttgtgttAGTAGCTATACTAATTTTGTTCTACAATGTGTACTTAACCCAAACGGCGCTGTCCAGCTGCTGCATTGAGCTCGGTTATAGCTCAATGCTGATCGCTGCGATGTAGAGAATATGTGTCCCATACGTCGATCTGGAAGTCTGTCCCCACACACACTTTGTGGAATActtgaaaactttaaaacaagccTGGATGTTACGTAAAAGCATTGCAGTCCCATCCAGCGCACACTGAGTCTGCTCTTATTTCGCTCCAGACACCTGTTAATGAATATAATTATAATGGTATAGCGGAATCCTGAGCATGACTAAAGCAATACGACTGcagtcagagctctgattataTTTAAAATTGGCTCCTTGCTCCAAGTGAGACCCTGGTTTAGGGAACTTATCTGAACAATTTATGGGGCCGTCCCAGGGGGCAGGTGTAGGACGGCTAAGAGATGACAGCTTCCTCGGAAAATCTCCGGTTGCAGAGAACGCAGCAGAGATAGAACCTGAAACTAGACTTTGGCACTGGCAACGCTCGGATCCTCCTGGTTTCCCTCTGTAGTGCTGGAGCCAGTTAACAAATAACTACCCTGGGCAATCTGAACCAATTGATCCTCATGTGCCCTCCAGATAGGTAGGATCTCTGAAAAGACGATGCATTCTTCCATCAGCGATATCCTCCAGCAGTGCCAACACTGCCATTCTACAATCATGCACCACTTTACGCTGCCATTTATTGGCATGTATGATAGTCTCCACTTTAGGAATCATCACCTTTGATTTGTTAGGAATTAATCTGCTCATCCgaccacattttgtttttcagtgagcACAAAAGAGCCCCTCAATGATTCATATGCCTTTCATGCTCCTCAGTGCACAGACTGATGTGCATTTACAGctacatgtgacaaaaacagaagaattcACAGTTTACATCTGACTGAGGTTGTTTCCATCATTATGGGGTGTGTTACGTTATTGTATGAATGCTAAAAgtgattctatttttttaaaccataaactctcaaacttgtgaaaaaaaaaattcagatttgGTGCTCCCAAAGGTTGGATTTTGGTGAGTTTTAGCACTTTGTGGTTTTATATTGTAAATCAAAGTTTCTGTAGCTTTTGCTAAGTTTAACGGCAGGTGAGAAATTTGCATGGATTAGCTACTGCACACTGCTATGCAAGTGTCCTTTTTGTACATGCCATATTAGACATTAAACATTACACCACAAGTTTTTTTGTGCACACCAGCAGCCTCAGGTATAACCTTACTGAAAAGGGTGCACTTTGTTTTATCATGCACTTCActtgttaattttttaaacaaagccctacttttccctttttaaataaaaccaacacatgaagcaataaaaccttttaGAGAATTAGGAGAGCTAAGGCAGGGAGTCTTCATCAGAAAGCAAGGGGAAAGGGAACTGGACCAAAAAGCCGGTCCTTTTACATAATCTACACTAAAACAATTGCTAAATACACTGCAACTACAACCTAAAACTTGCCTAAATAAATTTGCCAATAAAAGGGTTTGCCTTGCAAGTCCAGGGGTAAACGTACACTGTTGAGTTTTTCTGTTGTAAATTTCCCAGTGATCACTATTTatcaaatcctttttaattCAATCAGATGTCATGCAGACAGTTTGGCTTtgtgttgcatttattttaggaCATTTCTTTATTCAGGAGCAGCAAATACAATGTTAATGCATCTTCATGTGTGCATGCAGCGAGAACAATACACCACACaaagtattttctttgtattagTCTGTACTAACAAAGATGGGATCTCTTCCCTCAGAGGTTTGGGTTGACAATCTTGCCAATGAAGAGAATGTTTTCTGGAACTCGCTCAGTGATGATCACCATGAAAGGACGGTTGAACCGCAACTCTGGGTACTTGATGGAGGAAAGTAGCCGGAATTTGATACCggtggctgctgctgcagctgtggcTCCGGCCTCATCGACATCCAGTGTGGCTTGGTGCACCACCTTTACAGCACAATCAAAGCAGAGCGGGTCAAACATGTCAACAGAACATGAGCAAAGacatttttcccctcatttGCAGCCTTTTTACCTTAGAGACAAACAGGCAGTCTGCAATGCCGCTCAGATTTGCACGATCCCCAAACATGTCTGCCATTCCCATTCCAGTCAGCACATCATTCAGTTCGTAGGAGGTCTTGATGGAAAACTTGGGAACAAAGATCCTGTAcgtcctaaaaaaaacacacacacacaattttaaGCACTCATCAATTATgacttggaaaaaaacattaattggtACTTAATGTAGAATTTCTTTACCCTGACTTCGTCCACTTCAACCATTTAGTAACATGTGCGGGGGAGATATTGCGCTCCAGCACTGCCATATTGTCAGGTAAGAGCAGCAGCATGGAGTATGAGTTGTTGAAAGGCAGGTGGAGGACTTTTGTGTTGATGGCCTGGTCATCATAGATTTTAACATCTTCTTTCTTTGTCATCATCTGGACTTGAACCTGGAGAATGAAAGTTGGACAGTTAGTTGgttggaaaataaatacaagatgTCTCATATCTGCTTCGCCTGTTTGGATGTATGACTTTGAACCTCATTGCTTTCGTCCACTCTGAACCTGTCCATAAAGGTCTCCCGAGGATTAAACGGAGTTTCCCATTTACCTGTTCGAGTGAAGACAATCAtgtcacctaaaaaaaaaaaaaatgacttcacAGTGAAAGAGGAGAGAGATCTCATCGCATGAGACCATTTACCTTTGtagtagatgtagctgaggagaTACATGACTGTGCTTGGATCCAGGCTTTCTACCAGCTTGTCTATCTTCCCGTTAGTCTTACCCGATACATACTGATTGATGGTATCGGCGCTCTCTGTGGTGTTGGCAAAGTCAACATTGAAGCCCTCGGCAGAATAGGACTGCTTCAGGACATCCAGGAACTCAGGGTTTGCATTGAAGCGGTTGTCTACGAACACAGCGGTGCCTTGGCTGAGGTCCTCATGAGATGCTTTGTTTGCAAGGAGTGTACGAAAGGCCTGGTCTACATCTGTCTGAGCCAGCTGGGAGCTGCTGAAGCCCATCCCTCTGAAAAGCTGCTGGTGAGTCTCCCCCCGGGcccccaccatcagagcagcCAAGGCAGTGGAGACGCTAACCGGAGAGAAGAAGATGTTTTTGCCCTTGGAGGATGCATGATCCGCCAACTTTGTGTACAGACGGAATGCAAACTCTTTGTTTGCCGAGGTCACCAGCGACATTTTGTTGTCACTGCCATCTCCAGCGGGGCCTTGGGCCTCCTCGCCGTGCCCTATGTGATGATGGCTTCTTCCTACACAGACCACTGCTGATAAGATCCAGAGAGCCAGGGGTACATGCATCGTGAACTGAAACAAAGAGTCAAAAGTGCTATTTGTTTTGCTTACACAATATGTGTTGTTGCACATAGACCTGGTGAAATCTCAAAACCTACTAAGTTGGTTCTACAGGTTCTAGATTAATATACAAGTCTTGGTTTGCTCCATAAAAATATATCAGTTTTCCATATAGACAGCCATCTTGATTAAagtgattaatttattttcttcatgtgTCAGATCTGACAAAATTTCACACAATATATAATAAACGGAAAAGCTAAACTCAAACTCTTTAAGATGATTTGCTTTGATTTCCTTTGTGACACTTTATGGCATGGACAAATACTAAAAAactggcttttttcccccccaccatCTCAAAGCAATTGTTTCATTGTAGAGCTGGATTTTAAATGAAGAATCTAACATGTTATTAAAACTCTACTCATGTTCtggaaaaacatttcaacataaactttaaaaacaaagagcattTGTTTTCTATAAAATGTGTAAACCACTTACCTTTCTCTGGCTGCAACTCAGTTTTCCCTCTTACTACAGGCTGGAGGGGAAAGAGCCTCTGTTTATATTAACGACCaggtaaaattttattttgtttattctctTTCCAAATTTCTTATTTGTTCTACATTTCAGCTGTGTAACGGTGGACCAGTCGCTACTAATCATGACATTGCAGTTTGGAAAGGGTtcaataaaagcacaaaaaaacaataacaagtTAATAATAATGCACAATACGTTATTTTACGGTAACATTTATTTACGGTGATTGTTAAgggttctgatgaaaatcatgtatctctaaaacattttggtttcatcCACTTTGACACTTATCACAATTCAGATGTTtatacaaaataatatttttttgctagaaaacatgttgaaataagatggaaaaATACTTGAATGTCTGTGGTTAAACTTAAAAAACAGCTGAATTGCTCAATTGCTTAACTTTTTTGATTAACTATTTCCAGTTAAATAAGATAAAGATTTCTTGAAAAACCATTCTCAAACTATTACACTTCTTAAAGGGAACatattattttcagttcttccttttcacattgaaatattTCATGTGTGGCCTATATAAAAGTGGAACTGCTATACTTGAAATATTGTAGATGTAGAGAAAAAAGGCTATTCAAATTGAGCTAATCTGGGGCGCGCACTtggtgcagtgggtagtgcGACCTcttatacagaggccttagtcctcgatgcggtcgacccgggtttgaatccgacccgcggtcctttgccgaatgtctctccccctcttcctgtcagcctacattcagaaaaagcgagccactagagccgcaaaaaactccccccccccaaaaaaaattgaGGTAATCTATTTTAATGTTCTAAACATAGCTGGGtctaaagtacttttaaatctAAACTGATAACATTTAAATTTCTTCTTAAACTCCAATAAATATACTAGTCTGTCAATtatagtcccccccccccccccatcatttTACCAAAAGAAGATGTGAGAGCCATTGACCTATGATTTCCTGTTAAATTACGATCTGTTCCAGGTTTACAAATTTgaacaataatttcttctttCAATTTGTTATGGCAATTTTCCTTTCTCTTACAGCCTGCCTTGTTGTACAagtctaaaaatattttctgcagAGTGACTTCCTCCACAGTTACAACATTTTACAGGATTACTTCCACATTAACCATAAAGATGTTCACCCTCATATCTACCACACCTTTGGTTTGCCCTTGTGTGGCTATATCTTGGACACTTGTAGCATCTGAAAGGCAACTGCTCAGGgagtattttatctttaaaaaaagtgctACCCACTTTTTCTCTATTCCTGAAAGCCCATAGTTGTTTAATGCCAGCAACTTctcattttattactttctaAAACTCAACAGCACTTTCCCATACAAGAATCCCTAAAGTCACTCCCCAAAATcactttttacaaataaacaaacttcCATCACAAAACTTTGGCTAATGCTACA of the Fundulus heteroclitus isolate FHET01 chromosome 12, MU-UCD_Fhet_4.1, whole genome shotgun sequence genome contains:
- the LOC118564990 gene encoding serine protease inhibitor 2.1-like isoform X2; this translates as MHVPLALWILSAVVCVGRSHHHIGHGEEAQGPAGDGSDNKMSLVTSANKEFAFRLYTKLADHASSKGKNIFFSPVSVSTALAALMVGARGETHQQLFRGMGFSSSQLAQTDVDQAFRTLLANKASHEDLSQGTAVFVDNRFNANPEFLDVLKQSYSAEGFNVDFANTTESADTINQYVSGKTNGKIDKLVESLDPSTVMYLLSYIYYKGKWETPFNPRETFMDRFRVDESNEVQVQMMTKKEDVKIYDDQAINTKVLHLPFNNSYSMLLLLPDNMAVLERNISPAHVTKWLKWTKSGTYRIFVPKFSIKTSYELNDVLTGMGMADMFGDRANLSGIADCLFVSKVVHQATLDVDEAGATAAAAATGIKFRLLSSIKYPELRFNRPFMVIITERVPENILFIGKIVNPNL
- the LOC118564990 gene encoding serine protease inhibitor A3M-like isoform X1 is translated as MCNNTYCVSKTNSTFDSLFQFTMHVPLALWILSAVVCVGRSHHHIGHGEEAQGPAGDGSDNKMSLVTSANKEFAFRLYTKLADHASSKGKNIFFSPVSVSTALAALMVGARGETHQQLFRGMGFSSSQLAQTDVDQAFRTLLANKASHEDLSQGTAVFVDNRFNANPEFLDVLKQSYSAEGFNVDFANTTESADTINQYVSGKTNGKIDKLVESLDPSTVMYLLSYIYYKGKWETPFNPRETFMDRFRVDESNEVQVQMMTKKEDVKIYDDQAINTKVLHLPFNNSYSMLLLLPDNMAVLERNISPAHVTKWLKWTKSGTYRIFVPKFSIKTSYELNDVLTGMGMADMFGDRANLSGIADCLFVSKVVHQATLDVDEAGATAAAAATGIKFRLLSSIKYPELRFNRPFMVIITERVPENILFIGKIVNPNL